The DNA segment TCAACATTGTATTCATCCAGTCCACTTTTCCAACACCGAGTCCTTGTGATTTCAGTTTGGGGGAGGAGCATCCATTAATAAATATTCCTAACTCTATGCTGTTCCTTCCTATTTCTCTGAGCCATATAATAATGCATCAATAGTTCAAAGTTTTCTGATTATATGATTTGTGAGACAATCTTTTTCATGTCTAATTTTTCCAAGCATTCCAGTATCTATTGAGTGTTTTATTAGTGTATGCATTGCATGGGCAGTATTGAACATGAGGATTTTGGATTGATGTTAACAAAACTGTATAATTTGGTTATGTCGCACAATATAACAGCTTGCTTGCTAGAGTATCCTTGTCACTGTCAATATGTTTTGTGAAATGCATATTAAGTTCTCCAATTCTAACAATTTGGCATGACCAGGATGGCTGGAGAGATTTCACAGCTGAAGGAAGAAAATGAGATCCTTAGGCAGGAAAAATTAGGGTGAAAACTGTTACTCAATTTCCTTTTGCAATGTTGAATACTTGAATTCTATCAGCTTGCAGTACCATATAGCTCACtcactaatttaatattttgtttcaacTCTGTTCTTTGTTACTTCAAGGTCTCAGCTACAGGAGGTAGACTGTGACAGTCAGGAGAAAGATTCTGATATCCAAGATTTAAAGGAACAAATGAACAGCCTTGGTTCTCTACTTAGAGAATTACAATCGAGGAAGGAGAAGCTTGATTTCAAGGATAAGAAGCAGGTTTTGGGCCATTGACATCAAATTGGATCTGTATTAGGAATAGCatgtttcaaaattaaaacaatatttagtATGAACAattctcttttaaaaattattaaataacactgtcatcttctaaTCAGGGGGACCTGGGTCTGTTTCTTCTCTCTGAAGAGAGCAATGACAAGATAAAAATGAATACACCCGAAATGGGCAGTGCAAGTGAGAATAGTGTTAAGAGGGAGAGAACAAGTGAAGGGATTTGCTGCTCATGCAGTAAGAAGTCCTTGTGCAAAACTAATAAATGCAAGTGTCGATCCAGTGGAGGGAGCTGCGGAGCATCATGTGGCTGCACACGTTTAAAGTGCACAAATAGGGAACCAAACCAATTAGAAGGAAGTGAACCGCTAAAATCAGGTAATACAGAATGTACTCAAGAGGCTTCCGCTGAAGACAAAGATGGAAGTGTGATTGCTTCTGAATGTGCTAAACTACTCCAGAGTGCACTTGTTCAGAAACCTGCTAGTTGCAAGGACAATCTGGTTCCCAAAAAGAAGCCATTACGTGACATTCAGAACTCAATGGTATTCTACATTCCCAAAGCTCTCACTGCATTTAACCCCACATAATTCTGTTAATGTGTACAGTTTTCCAATTAGCTTACTAATCCAAGGGACAAATTTGATTGCAGGCTAAATTGGATGATCAAAAGCAaggtaagaaaaagaaagcgCGGAAACCAGTAATTCAGCTAATTACCAATGACCCAATATCTTCCTCTCCAGAAAATAGCAGCAGTATTGAAACTCAGGAAAATAATCCAACGGGGTTGGACAAGGTGACAAAATCAACTACAGAGAATAATTCTGGCCAAACAAATGAATTTGCCACATCCATTAGTGACGCACCTGGATTTCGTCGTCTAAGAAATCCAACCCGACAAGCAAAATCCGTTGTCGAGAAAGATAACTGTCTCATTTAACAAGACTTGAGTGTGAAGTCTCTTTTTTTAAGGGGAATACCATAAGCAGCTGCAAGCATTCCCCTTTGTTCTTCCTGGGTGTTGAAAATTCATGCCTATGCTGAATTGTCGAGTGTGTTTAGGTTGTTGATTTGGATCTCATTAACTCCATAGCGTGGTTTTCATAAGAGGAgtcataaaagataaattaatactCAGTTACTTGTCTTTTTCTTGTTTCCCCTCTCTTCTAACGCCCTTATATTTGAAATACGGGCATTTCATTATTTGCTTTCCATCGCTTGAAACGGCGAGTGTAATgatcaaaaaccttttgatatCAGTGTCGGAACTCGGAAGTACCTAATTTTGGTTTACATACCAATTATTCCTCGATATCTTAATttgtatttacattttttacacagGCCTAATCATGTTTTAAAGgctaacttgttttttttatctttctatatGATACctgtaaaatattttgttatggtTCTTGTTAGTTTGCTTATATTAAGTGCTGGGATCATttcgaaaaatatttttttaaggattaaaaaaaaagaaggtacTCCTCCTgtcctttttataagaaatacgTTTTAGTAtattataagaaacaagttTTAGTTACGACGGAAGGTAATATATTATTGGGAttcatttcttatatttttttaactgggAAAAGGAGAGACACTTCATGTTTCTTTAtatttctttgaaaataaaatataaaataaacagcaggaagttaaataaaaaataagagtgtGCAATTGAAGAGTAAAACTTTAATTATGATATGGGAAGAATAATGTATGATTGCTTGAAATAAAGATATCTaaagaaaagtgaaaatgaTAAGAACTTGTCATTATATATTGtgataaattagaaataaaaggaaaaaataaacaagaaaattaGACAAGatcaaataattgtttttgtgtgACTAGAAATACAATACAAACAAATTAGAAACCTCTACAAAGCTAATCTTAGACAAATCTGCCCTCAAGGCGTTACAAGTAAAATCAGAACCTACaaaaatgtgaatttttttcGCATGTAATCCATACATAGCGAAGTTATCCACTACATGATTAGTAATTAGCCTCACTTAACACGTGCATCCAAATAATATGCCCATTATGtttgcatattttaatttatatttttttactattaacaCAACAACCTTTCTTTAAAGAGAAagtgattataaattttaaaacactaaAATCCTTCATCTTGAAGAGAAAACATTATAGCAAAACTACAAGTTTAATTTGCataaactataaatataaatataatttacattgtcaaagaattaaaaatgacaaagtattatacattaattattacaaatataaaacaaaaaaataattattacaaaaatcaacaaattagcATGATAATCTATTATtgaatatatgtaaaaaaaattgttaacacTGTCAATGAGTTTTAATTAAACTCTAAAAGTAATAACAAATTATCTCACAATCAAAAGTAAGGCCCATTTTATATCATAAGTCAGCATTCGTGGTTGCTTACATATAGGCTaatatttgaacaaaaaaagaaaggctAATACAACCACACTTCACCGGAATctccatttctttcattttcattttacaagcatttagaaaaataaataaaatgaagataATGTACACTTTATGgataataacatttattttctccaaaatataataaaagaaatagagaaaaaaaattgaagatgatCCAAACTCACTTCACCTACCTGTAACTTTTCCATTTTAACATTACTTCAACACAAGTCAAGCTTTGCCCCTTTCCAAATTTAAACCACaagacaaaatgaaaaaaaaaaaaaaaatctaaattgtcTTATGCCCCCCTGCAATTTTATGTTTAGTTATTGCTTATAAATCATAATTcaagaatataatataaataaaagcgGCAAATTTAATGAGCGCATATCATGCAAAAATGCTGATTATGATATTGATAACAATGCAAATCATGGGTATAATTTACCTTTCCGCtcgattatatataattaaccttttttttttcaatcagcaCATCAAAGTCGAACGGGTGGTaatgtaaaatgaaaaaagcTCTTGCCGTCTGGTGGCTAAAGATAACTTTATTTGGTTAAAAGCTACACAAAATTCATTCGGCACGCTGAAAATTACAGTCGAACTGGTGGTAATGTAAAATGCAAAAAGCTCATAGCTTAAGGCATGGCACATTTGATTCTGAAACTACCTATTCAGTAACCCTGACTAATTTGCATATAACAACTGATGTTCTCGCAGACTTCAAATACTCAAAGGTATCATCTTGGTTGATTCCAGAATTACGTGTTGCAGGATCTTTCGCAATGCAGTGAGTTATCATTCAAGTTTTAGGAATTGGTTTCCCAAGCACGATGAGAATTTCATGACAATTAAAGAAACCTTCACTTCATTTCAAGTTTTCTCAGCCAATAATCAAGTTGGCTGGCAACACATGCTGACCCGGTGGAGCCGTAAGAGACAAATTTCTTAATTGCATTTTCTACTCCAAGAAATTCATACACATCCTCCTCAAAGACTGGATTTATACTTCTCAGCTCATCAAGACTTAAGTCTAGCAGTTGGCAGTTCTTCGATGTACATAAAGCAACAGATTTTCCAGCGATATCGTGAGACGTTCTAAATGGCACGCCCTGGAAGGAGAAAGGAGAACAGGAAAGATATAGTTCAAAAATTAGAAGTTCTTAGTAGAAGAGAAAGAATCATCTGATACAGTCGGAACATAAaagctacaccaatgagcaacGAGTCCAGACATATTATGATTTTATGATATACAAGGTTTTGTCACGACAGTCACTATGAACAATGAAAAATGCAGCATGTCTATATTTGCACCCACATGTCAACACTTGCCAAACTAAAACATCTATACATGTTTCGTACTAAAATGTAGAAGACCAGATTGAGCCTGCCAAAGGCCTTACAATTTCCATACAGAGAAAGAGAGGCAGATGGACCTACAACAGAATCCTGATGATGTAGATGTAGAGATGCATGAGTCCTTTTTTAGGGGAAGAGGAGGGGTATTatatctttaaaagaagaaaactgGATAGGTTGGTAATAGGAGCATGTACCAAACACAACAGCTGAGTACTGACCATTATGAACATGAAAAGCATTTCACAAAGTAGTTTATTATTGCATTCGGCGTCTGAAACATGTTAGGATCTAAACTTGGTAAacatttatttccttttcacTCAATTGGATTTTGGGGATGGGGAGGGAGTAATGTGCTTGATTTTGCTTTCAGTTGAAGCTCGGGGCCACATGGAGTGGGAATTGAGATGAGTTCAAATCCAATCATGGACAGTGACATGCAGATTGCTA comes from the Glycine soja cultivar W05 chromosome 6, ASM419377v2, whole genome shotgun sequence genome and includes:
- the LOC114415257 gene encoding kinesin-like protein KIN-4C — encoded protein: MKKTNRRSKQSSPIHASASDSNEKQIYEERIRELEAENKAYKTEIAELRQQRQGSDSSATRNGVEKLKKEYLQKLNLLEDQVTELKMKLGTRSQFSTQRKKVDESTKQLQFEIQNLKAQKVQLQCKIKLESVQFRLCKALLEKEVLQLKKEGRRNEVKTQSLLASNDRLKMVLQRKTEEASAATKRLQDMITARKAVSHRSTGARSRNGQLILDAEQELEATTQLHKLCSQYESKMEKMAGEISQLKEENEILRQEKLGSQLQEVDCDSQEKDSDIQDLKEQMNSLGSLLRELQSRKEKLDFKDKKQGDLGLFLLSEESNDKIKMNTPEMGSASENSVKRERTSEGICCSCSKKSLCKTNKCKCRSSGGSCGASCGCTRLKCTNREPNQLEGSEPLKSGNTECTQEASAEDKDGSVIASECAKLLQSALVQKPASCKDNLVPKKKPLRDIQNSMAKLDDQKQGKKKKARKPVIQLITNDPISSSPENSSSIETQENNPTGLDKVTKSTTENNSGQTNEFATSISDAPGFRRLRNPTRQAKSVVEKDNCLI